A genomic region of Arachis stenosperma cultivar V10309 chromosome 9, arast.V10309.gnm1.PFL2, whole genome shotgun sequence contains the following coding sequences:
- the LOC130950811 gene encoding synaptotagmin-3 translates to MGLFGSFLGIIGFVFGIPLGLLVGFFVFVYSETKQVKEPVVRPISELGPHALQELLPEIPLWVKTPDYERVDWLNKFLLDMWPYLDKAICEIIRSTTKPIFAEYIGKYQIKAIEFEELTLGTLPPTICGMKVLETNEKELVMEQVIKWAGNPNIVLNLQVSSLNITVQLVDLQVFAMPRVTLRPLVPTFPCFAKVVVSLLEKPHVDFGMKISGGDIMAIPGLYRFVQETIKKQVASLYLWPQTLEVPILDESTVAIKKPVGILHVNVIRAHKLLKMDLLGSSDPYVKLSLTGDKLPAKKSTVKRKNLNPVWNEKFKLVVKDPQSQVLQLQVFDWDKVGAHDKLGMQLIPLKMLKPYDNKEFTLDLLKDTNINETPSKKPRGQIVVDLTFVPFKEDSNKFGGNSEGYGRKESGIDVVSDDEVQEGAGLLSVIIQEAEEVEGEHHNNPFAVLTFNGEKRKTKVMKKTRHPRWNEEFQFMLEEPPLREKIHIEIMSKRKTFSFLSKESLGHVEINLNDVVHNGRINDRYHLINSKNGEIHVDIRWKVV, encoded by the exons ATGGGTTTGTTCGGCAGTTTCTTGGGGATCATTGGTTTTGTGTTTGGAATCCCTCTTGGCCTATTGGTAGGGTTCTTTGTGTTTGTTTACTCAGAAACCAAACAAGTGAAG GAACCTGTTGTTAGGCCAATCAGTGAATTAGGCCCACATGCATTGCAAGAACTTCTGCCTGAGATTCCTCTTTGGGTAAAGACACCTGATTATGAACGG GTTGATTGGTTAAACAAGTTTTTATTGGATATGTGGCCTTACTTAGACAAG GCAATCTGTGAGATTATTAGAAGCACAACAAAACCGATTTTTGCTGAATACATTGGAAAGTATCAGATTAAAGCAATTGAGTTTGAAGAGTTAACGCTTGGTACTCTTCCCCCAACTATTTGTG GCATGAAAGTCTTAGAAACAAATGAAAAGGAATTGGTCATGGAACAAGTTATCAAATGGGCTGGAAATCCTAACATAGTGTTGAATTTGCAAGTGTCATCGTTGAATATCACAGTTCAG TTGGTTGACTTACAAGTATTTGCAATGCCAAGGGTAACTTTAAGACCTTTAGTTCCTACATTTCCATGTTTTGCAAAGGTTGTGGTATCGTTGCTGGAGAAG CCTCATGTGGATTTTGGGATGAAAATATCAGGAGGAGACATCATGGCAATACCTGGTCTTTATAGATTTGTTCAG GAAACGATTAAAAAACAAGTTGCGAGCCTCTATCTGTGGCCTCAAACACTAGAAGTTCCTATTCTTGACGAATCGAC GGTGGCGATAAAGAAGCCGGTGGGAATATTACACGTGAATGTCATTCGGGCGCATAAGCTTCTGAAGATGGATTTGTTGGGAAGTTCTGATCCTTATGTCAAACTAAGCCTCACTGGGGACAAACTTCCAGCAAAGAAAAGCACTGTCAAAAGGAAGAATTTGAATCCTGTGTGGAATGAGAAGTTCAAGCTTGTTGTAAAGGATCCTCAATCTCAAGTTCTCCAATTACAAGTCTTTGACTGGGACAAG GTTGGTGCACATGACAAGCTGGGAATGCAATTAATCCCTCTTAAGATGCTTAAACCTTATGACAACAAAGAATTCACACTTGATTTGCTTAAGGACACAAACATAAATGAAACTCCAAGTAAGAAGCCAAGAGGGCAAATTGTAGTGGACTTGACATTTGTTCCATTCAAAGAAGATAGTAACAAGTTTGGTGGGAACTCAGAAGGGTATGGAAGAAAGGAAAGTGGAATTGATGTGGTATCTGATGATGAGGTGCAAGAAGGAGCAGGTTTGCTTTCAGTTATTATCCAAGAGGCTGAGGAGGTTGAAGGGGAGCATCACAACAACCCTTTTGCAGTCTTGACTTTTAATGGAGAAAAGAGAAAGACTAAG GTAATGAAGAAAACTCGTCACCCACGTTGGAATGAAGAGTTCCAATTCATGCTAGAGGAGCCTCCTCTACGTGAGAAGATTCACATTGAAATTATGAGCAAGAGGAAGACCTTTAGTTTTCTCTCAAAG GAATCACTGGGGCATGTGGAGATTAACCTGAATGATGTAGTGCACAATGGTCGCATTAATGATAGATACCATCTTATAAATTCAAAGAATGGTGAGATACATGTTGATATACGTTGGAAGGTCGtttaa
- the LOC130951026 gene encoding uncharacterized protein LOC130951026: protein MSTIHTAKAKEENGKQSATAKNPGSSGSFKRWGRKSPFLRYGLPMISLTVLGALGLGHLLQGSKDIAKVKDDQEWEITEARKALSRLGPVDAYNPKTISLEDELKALQQKVNIDDYEYKKIPKPNEGK, encoded by the exons ATGAGTACAATTCACACAGcaaaagcaaaagaagaaaatggGAAGCAAAGTGCGACAGCTAAGAATCCAGGTTCTTCTGGTTCCTTCAAGAGATGGGGCAGGAAAAGCCCCTTTCTGAGATATGGCCTTCCCATGATATCTCTTACTGTTCTTGGTGCTCTTGGCCTTGGTCATCTCTTGCAAGGCAG CAAGGATATTGCAAAGGTGAAGGATGACCAGGAATGGGAAATAactgaagcaagaaaagcattGTCTAGACTTGGACCAGTAGATGCATACAATCCAAAAACCATCTCATTGGAGGATGAGCTCAAG GCCTTGCAACAAAAGGTGAACATTGACGATTACGAGTACAAGAAAATTCCTAAACCGAATGAGGGCAAGTGA
- the LOC130948307 gene encoding E3 ubiquitin-protein ligase WAV3-like yields MGSKWKKAKVALGLNLCMFVPKTLDDSDSSPSHTEVSERLSNAALLPAAENMDMGSSTPTAPVPSLKLSRSVSSSKSSKQTCAICLTKMKQGSGQAIFTAECSHSFHFHCIASNVKHGNQICPVCRAKWKEIPFSGPSLDPIQGRMSPSPINWHQNDALMALVHPLPLPLPHPPRRDLSRRHIVPLYQEPGIFNDDESLNHETVVSERSPCNKSTEDNDSVRELEIKTYPEVSAAPGSNSYSNFTVLVHLKAATASTTAAEAGSQNVSRNQPSLTQISQTPRAPVDLVTVLDISGSMAGTKLALLKRAMGFVIQNLGSNDRLSVIAFSSTARRLFPLSRMTDSGRQQALLAVNSLVANGGTNIAEGLRKGAKIMEDRKEKNPVASIILLSDGQDNYTVNGPGTNQPQPNYQLLLPTSLSGRDNLGFQIPVHAFGFGTDHDALSMHSISEMSGGTFSFIETEAVLQDAFAQCIGGLLSVVVQELQVEIECIHPNLSLSSLKAGSYPSRVGADGRKGFIDVGDLYADEERDFLVSVDVPATSSNETSLLKVKCVYKDPLTQETMTLESEEVKIERPEQAGQVVMSLEVDRQRNRLQAAEAMAQARLAAEQGDLSGAGLILENCRKMLAETISAKSHDRLCVALDAELKEMQERMASRHVYEASGRAYILSGLSSHSWQRATARGDSTDSSSLVRAYQTPSMTQMLTRSQAMLLGSPSGQRLLQPLLSFRSQPSPR; encoded by the exons ATGGGAAGCAAATGGAAGAAAGCGAAGGTGGCTCTGGGGCTCAACCTCTGCATGTTTGTTCCCAAGACCTTAGACGACAGTGACTCATCTCCGTCGCACACGGAGGTTTCCGAGAGGCTGTCGAACGCAGCGCTGCTTCCGGCGGCGGAGAACATGGACATGGGTTCTTCTACGCCAACAGCTCCGGTTCCGTCGTTGAAGCTGTCGAGAAGTGTCAGCAGCAGCAAGTCTTCAAAG CAAACTTGCGCAATATGCTTAACCAAAATGAAACAAGGATCTGGTCAGGCTATATTCACTGCCGAATGTTCACATTCCTTCCATTTCCACTGTATTGCTTCGAATGTGAAACATGGAAACCAAATATGTCCAGTGTGCAGagcaaaatggaaagaaatacCTTTCTCGGGTCCGAGTTTGGATCCTATACAGGGAAGAATGTCACCTAGTCCAATAAATTGGCACCAGAATGATGCTTTGATGGCCTTGGTCCATCCATTACCTCTACCTCTACCTCATCCTCCTCGACGAGACCTGAGTAGGCGGCATATTGTTCCCCTTTACCAAGAGCCAGGCATATTTAATGATGACGAATCATTGAATCATGAAACCGTAGTTTCTGAGAGAAGTCCTTGCAATAAGAGTACTGAAGATAACGATTCTGTTAGAGAATTGGAGATTAAAACATATCCGGAAGTTTCTGCTGCTCCTGGGTCCAATAGTTATTCTAATTTCACAGTTCTGGTTCATCTCAAAGCTGCTACTGCTTCTACAACAGCTGCTGAAGCCGGGAGTCAAAATGTCAGTAGAAACCAGCCTAGCTTGACACAGATTTCTCAGACTCCTCGTGCCCCTGTTGACCTGGTCACAGTGCTTGACATCAGTGGTAGCATGGCTGGAACCAAGCTGGCACTACTGAAAAGAGCTATGGGATTTGTTATACAGAACCTTGGCTCTAATGACCGCCTTTCCGTTATTGCTTTCTCTTCCACAGCCCGCCGTCTCTTTCCGCTGTCAAGGATGACGGATTCCGGGCGGCAACAGGCTTTGCTAGCTGTTAATTCTTTGGTTGCAAATGGGGGCACTAATATTGCCGAAGGGTTAAGAAAAGGTGCTAAGATAATGGAAGACCGAAAAGAGAAGAATCCAGTTGCCAGTATTATACTACTATCTGATGGACAAGATAATTACACCGTCAATGGCCCTGGAACTAACCAACCTCAACCAAATTACCAGTTGCTTTTGCCTACTTCTCTCAGTGGTCGTGATAATTTGGGCTTTCAGATTCCCGTGCATGCTTTTGGATTTGGCACAGACCATGATGCTTTATCAATGCACTCAATTTCGGAGATGTCTGGTGGTACATTTTCTTTCATCGAGACAGAAGCTGTGTTACAGGACGCCTTTGCTCAATGCATTGGAGGACTTTTGAGTGTTGTTGTTCAGGAGCTGCAGGTGGAAATTGAGTGTATACATCCAAATCTTAGTCTTTCTTCCCTAAAGGCAGGGAGCTACCCAAGCCGTGTCGGGGCCGATGGACGCAAAGGTTTTATTGATGTTGGAGACCTATATGCTGATGAAGAGAGGGACTTTCTAGTTTCAGTTGATGTCCCAGCTACATCCAGCAATGAAACATCATTGCTTAAGGTCAAATGTGTTTACAAGGATCCCTTAACTCAGGAAACAATGACACTGGAAAGCGAAGAAGTTAAAATCGAAAGGCCTGAGCAAGCTGGGCAGGTTGTGATGTCACTTGAGGTAGATAGACAGCGAAACAGGCTCCAAGCAGCCGAGGCAATGGCCCAGGCACGGCTTGCAGCTGAACAGGGAGACCTTTCCGGCGCAGGGCTAATCCTCGAAAACTGTCGAAAGATGCTTGCGGAGACCATTTCTGCTAAGTCACATGACCGCCTCTGCGTTGCATTGGATGCTGAACTCAAGGAAATGCAAGAGAGGATGGCGAGTAGGCATGTGTACGAAGCGTCTGGGAGAGCATACATCCTTTCCGGATTGAGTTCACACTCATGGCAACGAGCAACAGCAAGAGGTGATTCTACTGATAGTTCAAGTCTTGTTCGGGCATACCAGACCCCATCAATGACCCAGATGCTTACTCGATCTCAGGCCATGTTGCTAGGTAGTCCATCAGGCCAGAGGCTTCTTCAGCCTCTGCTGTCGTTCCGATCACAACCGAGCCCAAGGTAA